In Pseudoalteromonas sp. '520P1 No. 423', the following proteins share a genomic window:
- a CDS encoding TonB-dependent receptor domain-containing protein: MKKTLLALSVATLINPLAAIAGDTTDDVKNKAIEHMQILSHGDKLRTESGSSTLLTELELEKHEYDDIHRILASVPGVNIREEDGFGLRPNIGFRGVNPERSKKITILEDGILIGPAPYSAPAAYYFPITTRMTAVEVFKGPSAIKHGPQTVAGTLNLVTRQIPIHNEGGLDLALGTEGYAKAHAYFGETHDNLGTLFEAVHLEADGFKDLDGGGNTGFEKNDFLVKVNYLIAGNKFDQTVELKLSYADEISNETYLGLTDEDFEINPYRRYAASQPAKMDTEHKQIMFTHNIHNDDFSFTTRIYRNEYQRAWKKLNGLTNTNISLSEILANPDDNEREYNVISGQENSNQNGGGNNTFLIMGTNDRSYVSQGIQLNADYAVKLFDLEHDISVGVRLHEDEINRSHFEEIYSMQDGTAVFNEGSAYDTSHNIESTKALSIYVEDSITIDKLTLSAGLRSEYMDMHYNDKVKTDDWQDKTTSILLPGLSGFYKLSENAGLLAGVYQGFSPSSPKQGAEIEVEKSINYEFGGRYNNNNTQLEVVAFYNDYDNLKGSCSQSNCSGELDQEFNGGKAVVYGLENQLNHSFTLNSSIDIPVGLVYTYTQSEFKEEFVSEFEPWGHVMVGDELPDLAEHQATLNIGLDNSNWQVNLAVKFVGEMLSSAGDRSDDTVNRTEGTTILDLSASYELGDYGRIYGKIDNLTDEASIVSHRPYGVRPGKPRLMSIGYKYQF, translated from the coding sequence ATGAAAAAAACATTATTAGCATTATCAGTCGCAACCTTAATTAATCCGCTTGCTGCAATTGCTGGCGATACAACAGATGATGTAAAGAATAAAGCAATAGAACATATGCAGATTCTAAGTCATGGTGATAAGTTAAGAACTGAATCTGGATCTTCAACTTTATTAACAGAGCTTGAACTTGAAAAACATGAGTATGATGATATCCATCGAATATTAGCATCAGTGCCAGGTGTAAATATTCGTGAAGAAGACGGTTTTGGTTTAAGACCTAATATAGGCTTTCGTGGTGTAAATCCGGAACGTAGTAAAAAAATTACAATACTAGAAGATGGTATTTTAATTGGCCCGGCGCCCTACTCAGCCCCTGCAGCTTATTACTTCCCAATTACGACCCGTATGACAGCGGTAGAAGTATTCAAAGGCCCATCTGCAATCAAACATGGTCCGCAAACTGTTGCGGGCACTTTAAATTTAGTGACCAGACAAATACCCATTCATAATGAAGGCGGATTAGATTTAGCTCTAGGTACTGAAGGTTATGCTAAGGCGCATGCCTACTTTGGTGAAACTCATGATAATTTAGGTACTTTATTTGAAGCCGTTCATTTAGAGGCTGATGGTTTTAAAGATTTAGATGGTGGTGGCAATACTGGTTTTGAAAAAAATGACTTTTTAGTCAAAGTTAATTACTTGATAGCGGGTAACAAGTTTGATCAAACGGTTGAGCTTAAATTATCTTACGCAGATGAAATATCAAATGAGACATACCTTGGTTTAACTGATGAAGATTTCGAAATAAATCCATATCGCAGATATGCAGCTAGTCAGCCAGCAAAAATGGATACAGAACATAAACAAATTATGTTTACTCATAATATTCATAATGATGACTTTAGTTTTACTACGCGAATTTACAGAAATGAATATCAAAGAGCATGGAAAAAGCTAAATGGTTTAACAAACACAAATATAAGTTTGTCTGAAATCCTAGCTAACCCAGATGATAATGAGCGTGAGTATAATGTAATATCAGGTCAAGAAAACTCTAATCAAAACGGCGGTGGTAACAATACGTTTTTAATTATGGGCACTAATGATAGATCTTATGTGTCACAAGGCATTCAACTTAACGCTGATTATGCTGTTAAACTTTTTGATTTAGAGCATGACATCTCTGTTGGTGTGCGTTTGCATGAAGATGAGATAAACCGTAGTCACTTTGAAGAAATCTACAGTATGCAAGATGGTACGGCAGTGTTTAATGAAGGTTCTGCTTATGATACTTCACATAATATTGAGTCAACAAAAGCCCTTTCTATTTATGTAGAAGATAGCATCACAATAGATAAGTTAACTTTATCTGCAGGTTTACGTAGTGAGTATATGGATATGCACTACAATGACAAAGTTAAAACAGATGATTGGCAAGACAAAACGACCAGTATTTTATTACCTGGATTAAGTGGTTTTTATAAACTATCTGAAAACGCAGGTTTGTTAGCGGGTGTTTATCAAGGATTTTCACCAAGTAGTCCTAAACAAGGAGCAGAAATAGAAGTTGAAAAAAGTATAAACTATGAATTCGGTGGTCGTTATAATAACAATAATACTCAATTAGAAGTTGTTGCTTTTTATAATGATTATGACAACCTTAAAGGCAGCTGTTCACAATCTAACTGTTCGGGTGAATTAGACCAAGAATTCAACGGTGGTAAAGCTGTTGTTTATGGATTAGAAAATCAGTTAAATCATTCATTCACTCTAAACTCTAGTATAGATATACCTGTAGGTTTAGTTTATACCTATACACAAAGTGAATTTAAGGAAGAGTTTGTTTCTGAGTTTGAGCCTTGGGGTCATGTTATGGTCGGTGATGAATTACCAGATTTGGCTGAGCACCAAGCAACTTTAAATATTGGACTTGATAATAGTAATTGGCAAGTAAATTTGGCAGTTAAATTTGTAGGTGAAATGTTATCAAGCGCTGGTGATAGAAGTGATGACACTGTTAACCGCACTGAAGGTACAACTATATTAGATTTATCTGCAAGTTATGAGTTAGGTGATTATGGTCGTATCTATGGTAAAATTGATAACTTAACAGATGAAGCTTCAATTGTGAGTCATAGACCTTATGGTGTTCGTCCTGGTAAACCAAGATTGATGTCTATTGGTTATAAATATCAGTTTTAG
- a CDS encoding imelysin family protein: MAINKRLNTIFLAISTTLFLSACGESTSSKSGPDFGTADPGNGGGTPTFDESKLINNLVDQVISPTFNAFSEQSINQLAAISDYCTLEENFTPDLDDPASVSASLLVAKQNWQDTMLIWQQAEVMQMGPLIENDNELRNRIYSWPAYSYCGVDQDVAYFEDGMVNLDPNKPYDIKARTSTRRGLFALQRLLFNEDYNHACITANDALSDWNSRTVQERKVARCQFAKEVSKDLVDNSEELLSKWNGDNGYANELKNAGQPGNSFESTHAAVNVLSDAMFYTDSIVKDKKLGVPLGQFANSCGFEVCAEDVESFDSGYSLANIKANLVAFEKLFLGNLQGEDAKTGFDDFLVEEGASDTKDIMIQGINDAKNAATQIDSELKTALISENEKVEHAHAKVKDITDQLKNDFINKLALELPKSSAGDND; the protein is encoded by the coding sequence ATGGCAATCAATAAACGCTTAAATACTATTTTTCTAGCGATTAGCACGACATTGTTTTTATCTGCTTGCGGAGAAAGTACCTCAAGTAAATCTGGTCCAGATTTTGGTACTGCAGATCCGGGTAATGGTGGCGGTACACCGACCTTTGATGAATCTAAATTAATCAACAACCTTGTTGACCAAGTAATCTCCCCTACTTTTAATGCGTTCTCAGAGCAATCAATAAATCAATTAGCCGCTATTTCTGATTACTGTACATTAGAAGAAAATTTTACACCTGATTTAGATGATCCTGCTTCAGTATCAGCCTCTCTTTTGGTGGCCAAGCAAAATTGGCAAGATACTATGTTAATTTGGCAACAAGCCGAAGTAATGCAAATGGGCCCATTAATTGAAAATGACAATGAACTTAGAAATCGCATTTATTCATGGCCTGCTTACAGTTATTGTGGTGTCGATCAAGATGTTGCTTATTTTGAAGATGGTATGGTTAACTTAGATCCAAATAAACCATATGATATAAAAGCACGTACTTCTACACGCCGCGGATTATTTGCTCTTCAAAGATTATTATTTAATGAAGATTATAATCATGCCTGTATTACTGCAAATGATGCTCTAAGTGATTGGAATAGCCGTACGGTTCAAGAACGAAAAGTTGCGCGTTGTCAATTTGCAAAAGAAGTATCAAAAGATCTAGTTGATAACTCAGAAGAGTTGTTATCGAAATGGAACGGTGATAATGGCTATGCAAATGAGCTTAAAAATGCAGGTCAACCGGGCAATAGCTTTGAATCAACGCATGCGGCAGTAAACGTGCTTTCAGATGCGATGTTTTATACTGACTCTATAGTAAAAGATAAAAAATTAGGTGTGCCATTAGGTCAGTTTGCTAATTCTTGTGGTTTTGAAGTATGTGCTGAAGATGTGGAATCATTTGATTCTGGTTATTCATTAGCAAATATAAAAGCGAACTTAGTTGCATTTGAAAAATTATTTTTAGGTAATTTGCAAGGTGAAGACGCCAAAACTGGTTTTGATGACTTTTTAGTAGAAGAAGGCGCTTCTGATACTAAAGATATTATGATTCAGGGGATCAATGATGCAAAAAATGCAGCAACACAAATTGATTCAGAATTAAAAACTGCATTAATTTCTGAAAATGAAAAAGTTGAACATGCACACGCGAAGGTAAAGGATATTACGGATCAACTTAAAAATGATTTTATCAATAAACTCGCTTTAGAGCTGCCAAAATCTTCAGCTGGCGACAACGATTAA
- a CDS encoding DUF4856 domain-containing protein translates to MFNIRKSILATAILAGTLGLTACGGSSDKTDPVVEPPVNVAPSAPTIDLSIINDDAVGTVIGTLSATDDATTALTYTVNDSRFEIVDGKLKLKNNFAFNFEQEEEKTVTVSVTVSDGALSTSADLTLTIEDVAAEKGVNLYEFDSKFLDGSSVSYSGQIARQSLLNEIKKYIGTLTVENVDANLITAEQVAAHLNALFADYDAISENEFTFVDPTNYKQKTFADISSSGKSLTGKIAGNDAGKQTKDWLVEGTFVGWENFGTEAKTPEGLVKHMFATIVEQVRKHNDGEVITDPAGNTITKLFITPEGLDLQQLVQKHVLGAIMFSQGTDDYLEDGLESDNTVQYKGTKSYTALEHQFDEGFGYFGATRDYLEYSDNEISGKGGRDDYQSKHDTNGDALIDLNSEFIFGNSANAAKRDRGTKSNANPTDFSATAMNAFIAGRKIINDAVPNALTDEQMNAVKVQRDIAVLAWEKAIAATVVHYINDVIADDDGDIDDISTGSYTASQFAVFAKHWGEMKGFALNFQFSPFSPVSEADFAKIHELFGEKPVMAQAEIEAYKASLLEARGIIQNAYSFDADNVTGW, encoded by the coding sequence ATGTTTAATATTCGTAAATCTATTTTGGCAACAGCTATTTTAGCTGGTACTTTAGGCCTTACAGCTTGTGGTGGTTCTAGCGATAAGACAGATCCGGTGGTTGAGCCGCCAGTAAATGTAGCTCCGAGTGCACCAACAATCGATCTATCTATAATCAATGATGATGCAGTGGGTACTGTAATTGGCACACTTTCAGCAACTGATGATGCTACTACTGCATTAACATACACTGTAAATGATTCTCGCTTTGAAATAGTAGATGGTAAATTAAAACTAAAAAATAACTTCGCTTTTAACTTTGAACAAGAAGAAGAGAAAACAGTTACAGTTTCAGTTACTGTGTCAGATGGCGCACTTTCTACATCGGCAGATTTAACATTAACAATTGAAGACGTTGCAGCAGAAAAAGGTGTAAACCTTTATGAATTTGATTCTAAGTTTTTAGATGGCTCTTCTGTAAGTTATAGCGGTCAAATCGCACGTCAAAGTCTATTAAATGAAATAAAAAAATATATCGGTACTTTAACTGTTGAGAACGTCGATGCAAACTTGATAACAGCTGAACAGGTAGCTGCCCATCTAAATGCTTTGTTTGCTGATTATGATGCCATTTCTGAAAATGAATTTACATTTGTAGACCCAACGAATTACAAGCAAAAAACGTTTGCTGACATTTCTTCTTCAGGTAAATCTTTGACTGGTAAAATTGCTGGTAATGATGCTGGTAAGCAAACTAAAGATTGGCTAGTCGAAGGCACTTTTGTTGGGTGGGAAAACTTTGGTACTGAGGCAAAAACACCTGAAGGCCTAGTGAAACACATGTTTGCCACGATAGTTGAGCAAGTAAGAAAGCACAACGATGGAGAAGTCATCACAGATCCTGCAGGCAATACCATTACAAAGTTATTTATTACTCCTGAAGGTCTTGATTTACAACAGTTAGTTCAAAAGCACGTGCTAGGTGCGATTATGTTTTCTCAAGGTACAGATGATTACCTAGAAGATGGTCTAGAATCAGATAATACAGTGCAATACAAAGGCACCAAATCTTACACTGCGCTAGAGCATCAATTCGATGAAGGTTTTGGTTACTTTGGTGCAACGCGTGATTACTTAGAGTACTCTGATAATGAGATATCAGGTAAAGGTGGCCGTGATGATTATCAATCAAAACACGATACAAATGGCGATGCATTAATAGATTTAAATTCAGAGTTTATTTTTGGAAACTCTGCTAACGCAGCTAAACGCGACCGTGGCACGAAATCGAATGCAAATCCGACTGATTTTTCTGCAACAGCAATGAATGCATTTATCGCTGGTCGTAAAATCATTAACGATGCAGTACCAAATGCATTAACTGATGAACAAATGAATGCAGTAAAAGTACAACGTGATATTGCCGTGCTTGCTTGGGAAAAAGCAATTGCAGCGACTGTTGTACATTACATCAATGATGTTATAGCTGATGATGATGGTGATATTGATGATATTTCAACTGGTAGTTACACAGCTAGCCAATTTGCTGTGTTTGCTAAACATTGGGGTGAAATGAAAGGTTTCGCGTTAAACTTCCAATTTAGTCCGTTTTCACCAGTCTCTGAGGCAGACTTCGCTAAAATACATGAATTGTTTGGTGAAAAACCTGTCATGGCACAGGCTGAAATAGAAGCTTATAAAGCAAGCTTATTAGAAGCACGTGGGATAATTCAAAACGCTTACAGCTTCGATGCGGATAATGTCACTGGCTGGTAA
- a CDS encoding TIGR02647 family protein, protein MQFDQHMCEELDLILKFPMDSMMQGLKVHQDADPALVEAAKRLFEKGIIDQIDGGYLTDLGLDLAEHAQTLQSALSA, encoded by the coding sequence ATGCAATTTGATCAACATATGTGTGAAGAACTTGATTTAATTTTGAAGTTTCCAATGGATAGTATGATGCAGGGCCTTAAAGTACACCAAGATGCCGATCCAGCACTTGTTGAAGCGGCTAAGCGCTTATTTGAAAAAGGAATTATAGACCAAATAGATGGAGGTTATTTAACAGACTTAGGTTTAGATTTAGCAGAACATGCGCAAACATTACAATCAGCTTTAAGCGCATAA
- the maiA gene encoding maleylacetoacetate isomerase, whose amino-acid sequence MKLYTYFRSSAAYRVRIALNLKGLTHELVPVNLLKSAQNGQDYLEVNPQGLLPALATEKGNIGQSLAILEWLEAEHPETPILPGDHWNQAQIRNLSYAIACDIHPIDNLRVLKYLSSELKVTDEQKTTWYKHWVEVGFEKIETMLEQSDLYQGQFCYGGTPTLADINLVPQVFNALRFKVDMSAYPKIAAVYKLCNTLPAFIDAAPENQVDAT is encoded by the coding sequence ATGAAACTATATACTTATTTTAGATCGTCAGCGGCATACAGAGTACGTATTGCTTTAAACCTAAAAGGTTTAACACATGAGCTAGTGCCTGTTAATTTATTAAAATCAGCGCAAAATGGACAAGATTATTTAGAAGTTAATCCTCAAGGGCTTCTACCTGCACTTGCAACTGAGAAAGGCAATATTGGCCAGTCTCTCGCAATCTTAGAGTGGCTTGAAGCTGAGCACCCTGAAACTCCAATTTTACCTGGCGATCATTGGAACCAAGCTCAAATTCGAAATTTAAGCTATGCCATTGCCTGTGATATTCACCCGATTGATAACTTGCGTGTTTTAAAATATTTATCGTCAGAATTAAAAGTAACGGACGAACAAAAAACGACTTGGTATAAACATTGGGTTGAAGTTGGGTTTGAAAAAATTGAAACGATGCTTGAGCAGTCTGATTTATATCAAGGTCAATTTTGTTATGGTGGCACTCCTACTCTTGCAGATATTAACTTAGTACCACAAGTGTTTAATGCATTAAGATTCAAAGTAGATATGTCTGCTTATCCTAAAATAGCTGCAGTATATAAACTGTGTAACACTTTACCAGCATTTATTGATGCAGCACCTGAGAATCAAGTAGACGCAACTTAG
- the hmgA gene encoding homogentisate 1,2-dioxygenase, with protein sequence MTLTKTDKQNLKYMTGFGNEFETEALEGALPVGQFSPQKVKYDLYAEQFNITAFTAPRSHNLRNWFYRIRPSVVQGNYEPIDNALIRSAPITEIPTPPDMLRWDPIDIPSDKTDFIDGLVTMAANGSVNAQTGIAIHIYVANTSMDGRYFCNADGELLFVPQDGEIILNTECGKLYIKPGEIAVIPRGIKFSVELLTDNARGYICENYGNAYELAERGPVGANGYANDRDFQYPVASFEDKEGDFELITKFNGNMFRCDLKHSPLDVVAWTGNAGPYKYDLSRFNVMNTVSFDHPDPSIFTVLTSPSGTPGVANIDFVVFPPRWMVAEDTFRPPYYHRNIMSEFMGLIEGVYDAKEHGFVPGGASLHNCMSPHGPEAEVFEKASNAELAPQRYENTLAFMFESKYIISPTKFALQGETRQPNYQDCWRQIKKYYKAPTLEQK encoded by the coding sequence ATGACTTTAACAAAAACAGATAAACAAAACCTAAAATATATGACTGGTTTTGGAAATGAATTTGAAACTGAAGCACTTGAAGGTGCACTGCCCGTTGGGCAATTTAGTCCACAAAAAGTAAAATACGATTTGTATGCTGAGCAATTTAATATTACGGCTTTTACAGCGCCTCGCTCCCATAATCTTAGAAACTGGTTTTATAGAATACGCCCGTCAGTTGTTCAAGGTAACTATGAACCGATTGATAATGCATTAATTCGTAGCGCGCCAATAACTGAGATCCCTACGCCACCAGATATGCTTCGTTGGGATCCAATAGACATACCATCTGATAAAACTGATTTTATCGATGGACTTGTTACTATGGCTGCTAATGGAAGTGTAAATGCACAAACAGGTATCGCGATCCATATCTATGTTGCAAATACTTCTATGGACGGTCGTTACTTTTGTAATGCTGATGGTGAGCTTTTATTTGTACCGCAAGATGGTGAGATAATTTTAAACACTGAATGTGGCAAGTTATATATTAAACCGGGTGAAATCGCGGTTATTCCTCGTGGCATTAAATTTAGTGTTGAGCTGTTAACAGATAATGCACGTGGTTATATTTGTGAAAACTACGGTAATGCATATGAATTGGCAGAGCGTGGCCCTGTAGGTGCAAATGGGTATGCTAACGACAGAGATTTTCAGTATCCTGTCGCATCCTTTGAAGATAAAGAAGGTGATTTTGAGCTTATTACTAAATTTAACGGTAATATGTTTCGCTGTGATTTAAAACACTCTCCTTTAGATGTTGTCGCTTGGACAGGCAATGCAGGACCATATAAGTATGACTTATCTCGTTTCAATGTGATGAACACTGTCAGCTTTGATCACCCAGATCCTTCAATATTCACAGTACTCACATCTCCATCTGGTACGCCAGGTGTTGCTAATATAGATTTTGTTGTATTCCCGCCTCGTTGGATGGTAGCAGAAGATACATTTAGACCACCGTACTACCATAGAAACATCATGAGTGAGTTTATGGGATTGATTGAAGGTGTATATGACGCAAAAGAGCATGGATTTGTCCCGGGCGGTGCAAGTTTACATAATTGCATGTCACCTCACGGGCCTGAAGCTGAAGTTTTTGAAAAAGCATCAAACGCTGAGTTAGCACCGCAAAGATATGAAAACACCTTAGCCTTTATGTTTGAGTCAAAATATATTATCTCGCCAACTAAATTTGCACTACAAGGTGAAACGCGTCAGCCAAATTATCAAGATTGTTGGCGTCAAATTAAAAAATACTACAAAGCCCCTACTTTGGAGCAAAAATAA
- a CDS encoding MarR family winged helix-turn-helix transcriptional regulator, with the protein MTTEKTIKLESFLPYRIANLSNNISEAFSAVYSLEYGISIAQWRILVNLFENDFVTAKKLGNLASMDKSTVSRAIQIMLNRGYLVKRVNKADKRAYFVALTKAGKDLYYELAPKALTWERNLKADISEEEYDCFMSVLSKLDNKVKVK; encoded by the coding sequence ATGACAACAGAAAAAACGATTAAATTAGAGTCATTTTTACCGTACCGTATCGCAAACTTATCAAATAATATCAGTGAAGCATTTTCTGCTGTTTATTCGCTTGAGTATGGAATAAGCATTGCGCAATGGCGAATTTTAGTAAATCTATTTGAGAATGATTTTGTAACAGCCAAAAAGTTAGGCAATCTAGCCTCTATGGACAAATCAACCGTATCCCGCGCAATTCAAATTATGTTAAATAGGGGGTATCTAGTAAAACGAGTGAACAAAGCTGATAAACGCGCTTATTTTGTAGCGCTTACTAAAGCAGGTAAAGATTTATATTATGAACTAGCACCAAAAGCATTAACTTGGGAAAGGAATTTAAAAGCTGATATATCAGAAGAAGAGTACGATTGTTTTATGTCGGTCTTGTCTAAGCTAGATAATAAAGTAAAAGTTAAATAA